The following are encoded in a window of Roseimaritima ulvae genomic DNA:
- a CDS encoding acyltransferase, which translates to MAGLQFQVHESSYIDDGVSIGEGTQIWHFCHVLTGSQIGTQCRIGQNVVIGPNVSVGNNCKIQNNVSIYNGVHLEDDVFCGPSMVFTNINTPRSAFPRNRPEDNLQTHVRRGASIGANATVICGNEIGSFALVGAGAVVTRDVPAYAVVYGNPAKQHGWACECGLVLTCDANVVKCKECGRGYEIQNDTLTPVTPSF; encoded by the coding sequence ATGGCAGGTCTCCAATTTCAAGTGCATGAGTCGTCCTACATCGATGACGGGGTGAGCATCGGCGAAGGCACGCAGATATGGCATTTTTGCCATGTGCTCACAGGGTCACAAATCGGGACGCAGTGCCGGATCGGGCAGAATGTCGTGATTGGTCCCAACGTTAGCGTGGGCAATAACTGCAAAATTCAGAATAACGTGTCCATCTACAACGGCGTACATCTGGAAGACGATGTGTTTTGTGGCCCCTCCATGGTGTTTACTAACATCAATACCCCACGTAGCGCATTTCCTCGTAATCGTCCTGAAGATAACCTGCAAACCCACGTCCGGCGTGGCGCGAGTATTGGTGCCAACGCCACCGTCATCTGTGGTAATGAAATTGGTTCTTTTGCTCTCGTTGGAGCCGGGGCTGTGGTGACCCGCGATGTTCCGGCCTACGCGGTCGTGTATGGCAACCCCGCAAAACAACACGGGTGGGCGTGTGAATGCGGTCTCGTGCTGACCTGTGATGCCAACGTTGTCAAGTGTAAGGAGTGTGGCCGCGGTTACGAAATTCAAAACGACACTCTGACTCCCGTTACCCCTTCCTTCTAG
- a CDS encoding IS4 family transposase, whose translation MVAPTNESDPDSPFCRAKTLLADLIGLPQLQAAFEGQEPSHAKRVYTQAPTLWLLVMQRLGGGLTLEQVVKDLINNHSDILPENRRVTEGKLSENNSAYNKARQNLPIEVIEEFSHRVCDHLARRAEPAFLDQRVFILDGTTITLPPTQELKKAFPPAMNKHGESVWPVACLMVAHEMQTGCALVPQVDPMYGSKNSSEPKQAEKIIDRLPENSIVLADSGFGIFSVAFHCQLRAKPFVFRLTKQRYKAYIKKATLIEETEGCRTYHLIWKPTAKERKKHPALPADAAVEAFIHQVDLENEQTLELVTNVETDGVSVGELYRRRYDIEFDIRDLKVTMDSENIRAKSVDTVKKELLGSVIAYNLVTQFRKQAAKLINVKPRRLSFSGVWTTFRYDLLYKDFNTLEEWNLAYQGALVSASGRKLPNRKEPRSYPRLAHARRQKTTKFQKSLRKSNTKDPTPPPD comes from the coding sequence ATGGTAGCACCAACAAACGAATCCGATCCTGATTCTCCGTTCTGTCGTGCAAAGACTTTGCTTGCCGATTTGATTGGCTTACCTCAGCTTCAAGCTGCCTTTGAAGGACAGGAACCTTCTCACGCCAAAAGGGTCTACACGCAGGCACCCACGCTCTGGTTGCTGGTGATGCAGCGACTAGGAGGTGGACTGACGCTTGAGCAAGTTGTCAAAGACCTCATCAATAACCACAGTGACATTCTGCCCGAGAATCGACGAGTCACCGAAGGCAAGCTGTCTGAAAATAACTCCGCTTACAACAAGGCTCGGCAGAATCTGCCAATTGAAGTGATCGAGGAATTCTCACATCGAGTATGCGATCACCTGGCTCGTCGGGCGGAACCAGCTTTCCTAGACCAGCGCGTCTTCATCCTCGATGGAACGACCATCACGCTGCCGCCAACACAGGAACTAAAAAAGGCTTTCCCGCCCGCAATGAACAAGCACGGCGAGTCGGTATGGCCAGTGGCTTGTTTGATGGTTGCTCACGAAATGCAGACCGGCTGCGCGTTGGTTCCCCAGGTCGATCCGATGTACGGCTCCAAAAACTCCAGCGAACCGAAACAAGCTGAGAAGATCATTGACCGACTTCCCGAGAACTCGATCGTGTTGGCGGATAGCGGTTTCGGCATCTTTTCAGTCGCTTTCCATTGCCAGTTGCGAGCAAAGCCGTTCGTCTTCAGGTTGACCAAACAGCGTTACAAAGCGTACATCAAGAAGGCCACTCTGATCGAAGAAACGGAAGGTTGCCGAACCTATCACCTGATCTGGAAACCGACCGCTAAAGAACGAAAGAAACATCCTGCGCTTCCGGCCGACGCAGCCGTCGAGGCATTCATTCATCAAGTCGATTTGGAGAATGAGCAAACGCTTGAATTGGTTACCAATGTTGAGACTGATGGGGTATCGGTCGGGGAGTTGTATCGGCGGCGGTATGATATTGAATTCGATATCCGAGACCTGAAGGTCACGATGGACTCCGAGAACATTCGTGCCAAGAGCGTCGACACGGTCAAGAAAGAGTTGCTGGGATCAGTGATCGCTTACAACCTAGTGACTCAGTTTCGCAAACAAGCGGCTAAACTGATCAATGTCAAACCTCGTCGCCTCAGCTTCAGCGGCGTGTGGACGACATTTCGTTACGACCTTCTGTACAAAGACTTCAACACGCTGGAAGAGTGGAACCTTGCCTACCAAGGAGCACTGGTGAGCGCATCAGGCCGCAAGCTGCCTAATCGCAAAGAGCCACGGAGCTACCCCCGCCTTGCCCATGCGCGCCGCCAAAAGACAACCAAATTTCAAAAATCGCTTCGGAAATCCAATACCAAAGACCCAACTCCCCCACCCGATTAA
- a CDS encoding Gfo/Idh/MocA family oxidoreductase: MTSVRNFALIGAAGYIAPRHMQAIQDTGGRLVAAMDLHDCVGRLDSYFPDARFFTEYERFDRHIEKLRRQEEADRVHFISVCSPNYLHDAHVRLALRTGASAICEKPLVVSPWNIDALQELESESKGRVYNVLQLRLLPSLIALKKQIAETSASGKADICLSYITRRGAWYQVSWKGQKEKSGGVAMNIGIHFFDLLLWLFGEPEHSEVHLNEPTKMSGLLRLEKANIRWFLSTDVNDLPNSVKEQGGYAHRSMTYDGQEIEFSKGFTDLHTRVYEDILAGGGFGLADAKPAIKLAHAISNTPASVGSGLRHPFLIDSPVPQRIVA; this comes from the coding sequence ATGACTTCGGTTCGGAATTTCGCGTTGATCGGCGCTGCCGGATACATCGCGCCCCGTCACATGCAAGCGATTCAGGACACCGGTGGTCGACTCGTTGCCGCCATGGATTTACATGATTGCGTGGGACGTTTGGATAGCTATTTTCCAGACGCCCGTTTTTTCACCGAATACGAACGATTCGACCGCCATATCGAAAAATTGCGGCGGCAAGAAGAAGCGGATCGGGTGCATTTTATCAGTGTGTGCTCCCCTAATTATCTGCATGATGCCCATGTGCGGTTGGCCTTGCGAACGGGCGCCAGTGCGATCTGCGAAAAGCCGTTAGTTGTTTCACCATGGAATATCGATGCCCTGCAAGAACTGGAAAGTGAAAGCAAAGGTCGAGTTTATAATGTGCTGCAATTGCGCTTACTGCCGTCGTTAATCGCCTTGAAAAAACAGATAGCGGAAACATCGGCCAGCGGTAAAGCGGACATTTGCCTCAGCTACATCACTCGCAGGGGCGCTTGGTATCAGGTGTCTTGGAAAGGTCAAAAAGAAAAATCCGGCGGTGTTGCCATGAATATCGGGATCCACTTCTTTGACCTATTACTGTGGCTGTTTGGTGAGCCCGAGCATTCAGAAGTCCATCTCAACGAACCCACGAAAATGTCGGGTTTGCTCCGTTTGGAAAAAGCAAATATCCGCTGGTTTCTTTCAACCGATGTAAATGACCTACCCAACAGTGTAAAAGAGCAAGGTGGCTACGCTCATCGCTCGATGACCTATGACGGTCAGGAAATCGAGTTCAGTAAGGGGTTCACCGACCTGCACACACGCGTCTATGAAGACATTCTTGCCGGAGGTGGGTTTGGATTGGCAGATGCCAAACCAGCTATCAAACTCGCGCACGCGATTAGTAACACACCGGCTTCGGTGGGCAGCGGACTGCGACACCCCTTCCTCATCGACAGTCCCGTGCCTCAGCGGATCGTTGCCTAA
- a CDS encoding aspartate-semialdehyde dehydrogenase has translation MYENLALVGASGAVGRIVLDQLLQRQVPFRNLKLLASKRSAGTTVTFGNETKTIELLEPDAFNGVDLVIASTPDEVSAEFASWAVERGAVVVDESGYWRMDPKVPLIVPEVNADAVSNHQGIIASPNCSTTQMVVAMAPIYRAVGIRRVVVSTYQATSGAGLAGPAELQRTSKAALGTAEASPPQTFQHDIAFNLIPQIGSEKHQGYTSEEMKMVYETRKIFGDDSIQVCPTCVRVPVMIGHSESILIETEKPLSAEEARELLAAAPGVTVVDDLNNQQYPMPRDCDGHDDVFVGRIRKDLSSENGIAFWCVSDNLRKGAATNAVQIAELLMKNVGATA, from the coding sequence GTGTACGAAAACTTGGCTTTGGTCGGTGCCAGCGGCGCCGTCGGACGAATCGTTTTGGATCAATTGCTGCAGCGTCAGGTGCCTTTCCGCAACCTGAAACTGTTGGCCTCCAAACGCTCGGCGGGAACCACGGTAACGTTTGGCAACGAAACCAAGACCATCGAACTGCTGGAACCCGACGCGTTTAATGGGGTGGATTTGGTGATCGCCAGCACGCCCGACGAAGTCTCCGCGGAGTTCGCTTCGTGGGCCGTCGAACGCGGTGCGGTGGTCGTCGATGAAAGCGGCTATTGGCGGATGGACCCCAAGGTGCCGCTGATCGTGCCCGAGGTCAACGCGGACGCTGTGTCCAATCACCAGGGCATCATCGCCAGTCCCAACTGCAGTACCACACAGATGGTCGTCGCCATGGCGCCGATCTACCGCGCGGTGGGCATTCGTCGCGTGGTCGTCAGCACCTATCAGGCCACCAGCGGTGCGGGTTTGGCCGGACCGGCCGAACTGCAGCGAACGTCCAAGGCCGCCCTGGGAACGGCCGAAGCCAGTCCGCCGCAAACCTTCCAGCACGACATCGCGTTTAATCTGATTCCCCAGATCGGTTCGGAAAAGCACCAGGGGTACACTTCCGAAGAAATGAAGATGGTCTACGAGACCCGCAAGATCTTTGGCGACGATTCGATTCAGGTCTGTCCGACCTGTGTGCGAGTGCCGGTGATGATCGGGCACAGCGAATCGATTTTGATCGAAACCGAAAAGCCTTTGTCGGCCGAAGAAGCTCGCGAGCTGCTGGCGGCCGCGCCCGGCGTCACGGTGGTCGACGATCTGAATAACCAACAGTACCCGATGCCCCGCGACTGCGACGGTCACGACGATGTGTTCGTGGGCCGGATCCGCAAAGATCTGAGCAGCGAAAACGGCATCGCCTTCTGGTGTGTCAGCGACAACCTGCGAAAGGGAGCCGCCACCAACGCCGTGCAAATCGCCGAACTGCTAATGAAAAACGTCGGCGCCACGGCGTAG
- a CDS encoding BamA/TamA family outer membrane protein, whose product MMLRSLHLMLAIGIACSLLSSPASAQTPAADYWDRFEFEGNQAFTSTQLRDALLADPDFLLAAHPLGASDELASVIRKQLVAGYRRQGFLAPGIRVQASEDPVAALVTIDEGPQIRVGNVRIHASGQLDPEVLRKRLTEPFPKSDAFPTFVAVDGKPVIRWVDRDGKPAKLEKPIWKPGEPVPLDTESSLHQAVVKALTDLGYSDALVFTRLEIDEDSRTCELVVQLAEEGPANRADAIEITGVSTNTPEQVRRWIGWQPGQVVDQQRIAEITQRLWHSGRFPKHLVRFERDAAGAGKLVIELEESPGVPSLDESLNELADVFQRTGRWLGDLDQRGEDVVITYEADGHRLRAVQSQRGMLLHYTRLSDSVPPRPLHHWALLMDEQQVAILHSQHPQKWAAALNAVTTQFRFRTKIHAAGTKERLFGVNLNFNWNNKRPADQPVLQHAFDVRPADWIPFAYKPNFDCQIRDGVLVGTRGDDHIRIDAESGQILNWNSADMRVQFVAGALEKERAALLELHASKANAYDSLRPISSFAAYLSSEPIWSDTDALWNMQNPQHPKVDPALRSAIEKLIAGGLLAPVDAVANHWGQGGAGERFFVPSEPPKGVDWQGLMRMAGARVVLRLAPQVLPEDGWPLTVTREACLVALGRTKHTSKVLQQLHRDPDCGPLCHATVAYLLSKINYRETSLVAGRGLEQMTAEAFASDWDTLFAGASGQWLRDMLLTVGSLTDQERDALLERVGDGAARQLLVRLGQQTGQGRGEPGEAVYEMAELPLKAWFNSLQ is encoded by the coding sequence ATGATGCTGCGAAGTCTGCACCTCATGCTAGCGATAGGCATCGCCTGTTCGCTGCTTTCCTCCCCCGCGTCCGCTCAAACCCCTGCGGCGGACTACTGGGACCGGTTTGAATTCGAAGGCAATCAGGCGTTCACCTCCACGCAGCTTCGCGATGCGCTGTTGGCCGACCCCGATTTCCTGCTCGCCGCTCACCCTCTGGGCGCTTCGGATGAACTGGCCAGCGTGATCCGCAAGCAATTGGTCGCCGGTTACCGCCGCCAAGGTTTTCTGGCTCCAGGCATTCGAGTGCAAGCCAGCGAAGACCCGGTGGCGGCGCTTGTCACCATTGATGAAGGCCCGCAGATTCGAGTAGGCAACGTGCGGATTCACGCTTCCGGCCAACTCGATCCGGAAGTTCTGCGGAAGCGTTTAACCGAGCCGTTTCCCAAATCCGACGCTTTTCCGACCTTTGTCGCCGTGGACGGAAAGCCGGTCATTCGCTGGGTCGATCGCGACGGGAAACCCGCCAAGCTGGAAAAGCCGATTTGGAAACCCGGCGAGCCGGTGCCGCTGGATACCGAATCGTCGTTGCATCAAGCGGTGGTCAAAGCCCTGACCGATCTGGGCTATTCGGATGCCCTGGTGTTCACGCGATTGGAGATCGATGAAGACAGCCGGACCTGCGAATTAGTGGTGCAGCTAGCCGAGGAAGGCCCTGCCAACCGGGCCGATGCAATCGAAATCACGGGAGTCAGCACGAATACGCCCGAACAGGTTCGACGCTGGATCGGCTGGCAGCCGGGGCAGGTCGTCGACCAACAACGGATCGCCGAAATCACTCAACGACTGTGGCACAGTGGCCGTTTCCCAAAGCATTTGGTGCGGTTTGAACGCGACGCGGCGGGGGCGGGCAAGTTGGTCATTGAATTAGAGGAATCCCCCGGCGTGCCCTCGCTGGATGAATCGCTGAACGAACTGGCGGACGTGTTTCAACGCACCGGACGCTGGTTGGGAGATCTGGATCAGCGGGGCGAGGATGTGGTGATCACCTACGAGGCCGACGGCCATCGCTTGCGAGCCGTGCAGTCCCAGCGGGGCATGCTGCTGCACTACACGCGGCTGTCCGATTCCGTTCCGCCTCGCCCGCTGCATCACTGGGCCCTGCTGATGGACGAGCAGCAGGTTGCGATTTTGCATTCACAGCATCCGCAAAAGTGGGCGGCTGCCCTGAACGCCGTGACCACCCAGTTTCGCTTTCGCACCAAAATCCATGCGGCGGGGACCAAGGAACGGTTGTTCGGCGTGAACTTAAACTTCAACTGGAACAACAAACGGCCCGCCGACCAGCCCGTCTTGCAGCATGCCTTCGACGTCCGTCCGGCCGACTGGATTCCGTTCGCTTATAAGCCGAATTTCGACTGCCAAATTCGCGATGGGGTGCTCGTCGGCACGCGGGGCGACGATCATATCCGCATCGATGCGGAAAGCGGCCAAATCCTCAATTGGAATTCGGCCGACATGCGGGTGCAATTCGTCGCGGGGGCTTTGGAGAAAGAACGCGCGGCGTTGCTCGAGCTGCATGCTAGCAAAGCAAACGCGTATGATTCGCTCCGCCCGATCAGTTCGTTCGCGGCGTACCTGAGTAGCGAACCGATATGGAGCGACACCGATGCGTTGTGGAATATGCAGAATCCTCAGCATCCGAAAGTCGATCCGGCCTTGCGCTCGGCCATCGAGAAATTGATCGCCGGAGGTTTGCTAGCACCTGTGGATGCGGTGGCGAACCATTGGGGGCAGGGCGGGGCAGGGGAGCGATTTTTTGTGCCTTCGGAGCCGCCGAAGGGTGTCGACTGGCAGGGTTTGATGCGGATGGCCGGGGCTCGCGTCGTGTTGCGGCTGGCGCCGCAAGTGTTGCCCGAAGACGGCTGGCCGCTGACGGTCACCCGGGAAGCCTGTTTGGTGGCATTGGGGAGGACGAAGCATACGTCGAAGGTGTTGCAGCAACTGCACCGGGACCCCGATTGCGGACCGCTATGTCACGCCACCGTCGCGTATTTGCTATCAAAGATCAACTATCGCGAAACCTCGTTGGTGGCCGGTCGGGGGCTGGAGCAAATGACTGCCGAGGCGTTTGCGAGCGATTGGGATACGTTATTCGCGGGGGCAAGTGGGCAGTGGCTCCGCGATATGCTCTTGACCGTTGGTTCGTTAACCGATCAAGAGCGGGACGCTTTGTTGGAGCGGGTCGGCGACGGCGCGGCGCGTCAATTGTTGGTGCGGCTTGGGCAGCAGACAGGGCAGGGCCGTGGCGAGCCTGGCGAGGCGGTCTACGAAATGGCGGAATTGCCGCTAAAAGCTTGGTTCAACTCGCTGCAATAA
- a CDS encoding DegT/DnrJ/EryC1/StrS family aminotransferase has protein sequence MIPLCDLQIQYANHADELQRVVAEVMAAGHYILGPNVNALEEEIAEYLGCKHAIAVNSGTDALHLALRALNIGPGDEVITTPFTFVATTEAIGLVGATPVFVDIDPHTYNMDANAIERVVTSNTKAILPVHLYGQPCDMATIGQLADRYDLAVVEDCAQAFGAKYNGQSVGTLGTVGCLSFFPSKNLGCFGDGGMIVTNSDEVFERSEMLRRHGGKIKYHHSELGLNSRLDEIQAAILRVKLKHISEWNEARRRIAAAYTAALRGFPEIRCPSDLTESGKASTADVPLECVFHQYTVQVSQRADVQEHLTRDGIGSAVYYPIPLHLQAVHANLGYQKGAFPHAEFAADHCLSLPMFPELTNEQAGLVVDSLAQVLATPANQRIA, from the coding sequence ATGATCCCACTCTGTGACCTCCAGATACAGTATGCAAACCACGCCGACGAGTTGCAGCGGGTGGTCGCCGAAGTCATGGCGGCAGGACACTATATTTTGGGCCCGAATGTAAACGCCCTGGAAGAGGAAATCGCGGAGTATCTGGGGTGTAAGCACGCAATCGCTGTCAACAGCGGGACCGACGCACTGCACCTGGCTCTGCGAGCGTTGAATATCGGCCCCGGCGACGAAGTCATTACGACACCGTTTACTTTCGTGGCCACAACCGAAGCCATTGGGCTGGTGGGGGCTACGCCGGTGTTCGTCGACATTGATCCCCATACCTACAATATGGATGCCAACGCGATTGAACGCGTTGTGACGAGCAATACCAAGGCGATATTGCCGGTTCATCTATACGGCCAACCCTGCGACATGGCAACCATCGGCCAGCTGGCGGATCGCTATGATCTGGCTGTTGTCGAAGACTGCGCCCAAGCCTTTGGCGCCAAATACAACGGTCAATCGGTTGGCACGCTTGGTACCGTTGGTTGTCTTAGCTTCTTTCCTAGCAAGAACCTGGGATGCTTTGGCGATGGAGGCATGATCGTAACCAATAGCGATGAAGTGTTTGAACGTAGTGAAATGCTGCGTCGGCACGGAGGCAAAATAAAGTACCATCATTCGGAATTGGGGCTCAACAGCCGTCTGGATGAAATTCAAGCCGCAATTCTGCGGGTTAAACTGAAACATATCAGCGAGTGGAACGAAGCACGCCGTCGCATCGCCGCCGCTTACACTGCAGCGCTTCGCGGTTTTCCCGAAATCCGCTGCCCGTCAGATCTAACTGAATCGGGTAAAGCATCGACCGCAGATGTGCCGCTGGAATGTGTGTTCCATCAGTACACCGTGCAGGTTTCCCAGCGTGCGGACGTGCAAGAGCATTTGACTCGAGATGGGATTGGTTCGGCGGTGTATTACCCCATTCCTCTGCATCTCCAGGCGGTTCATGCGAATTTGGGGTATCAAAAAGGGGCCTTCCCGCACGCCGAATTCGCTGCGGATCATTGCCTCAGTCTTCCCATGTTTCCGGAACTGACCAACGAACAAGCGGGTTTGGTGGTTGACAGTCTTGCGCAGGTTCTGGCCACCCCGGCCAATCAGCGAATAGCGTGA
- a CDS encoding polysaccharide biosynthesis/export family protein, which translates to MSARHVDLSQMPRTSAPSEWLQPGDTVEVSIATGVEKGVPSKWKLRLDTNGAVDVPLVGPVPIAGLTPNLASERIRDQSIQRGLYVDPKVTLSVEERRSYQITVVGAVNEPDTYEIPATSCDLMTALTMAKGVSDEASRFIEIRHSATAIADLANRPTPVGPDGVALVSFQQQAPMAPVVNVDLANLSSLPPQSLTLLDGSVVSVTREPKRIVSVIGLVKKPDQVEMPDGEDLTLLDAIARAGGTTLSIADKVHIIRTVPGAGQPVVIEASLSDARSGGVDNMRLAAGDIVSVEETPATVALQTVRSFFRVGFSAAVPGL; encoded by the coding sequence GTGAGCGCTCGGCATGTGGACTTAAGCCAGATGCCGCGAACCTCGGCGCCTTCGGAGTGGTTGCAACCTGGCGATACGGTTGAAGTGTCGATCGCAACCGGCGTGGAGAAGGGCGTGCCATCGAAATGGAAGCTGCGACTCGACACCAATGGTGCGGTGGATGTGCCTTTGGTGGGACCCGTGCCGATTGCCGGTTTGACCCCTAATTTGGCATCCGAGCGTATTCGCGATCAATCGATTCAGCGTGGGTTGTATGTAGATCCCAAGGTAACGCTGTCGGTGGAAGAACGCCGCAGTTACCAAATCACGGTTGTGGGAGCTGTCAACGAGCCCGACACGTATGAGATTCCTGCGACCAGTTGCGACCTGATGACGGCTTTGACGATGGCCAAAGGCGTGTCGGATGAAGCCAGCCGGTTTATTGAGATCCGACATTCTGCAACCGCCATCGCCGACCTTGCCAATCGGCCGACGCCGGTAGGTCCCGATGGAGTTGCCTTGGTATCGTTCCAGCAACAGGCACCGATGGCCCCGGTCGTTAATGTCGATCTGGCGAACCTGTCCTCGCTTCCGCCGCAGTCGTTAACGTTGCTCGACGGCAGCGTGGTCAGCGTGACGCGCGAGCCCAAGCGAATCGTCAGCGTGATCGGTTTGGTGAAGAAGCCCGATCAGGTGGAAATGCCTGATGGCGAAGATTTGACATTGTTAGACGCGATCGCTCGCGCAGGCGGGACGACGTTGTCGATCGCCGACAAAGTTCACATTATTCGCACCGTGCCCGGCGCGGGTCAGCCGGTTGTGATCGAAGCCTCCTTGTCGGATGCTCGCAGTGGCGGAGTGGACAACATGCGACTAGCTGCGGGCGACATTGTTAGCGTCGAAGAAACCCCGGCGACGGTGGCCTTGCAAACGGTCCGGTCCTTCTTCCGTGTCGGCTTCAGCGCTGCAGTTCCAGGACTATAG
- a CDS encoding polysaccharide biosynthesis tyrosine autokinase yields MREQPAAAQIDIRDKSDEAAVKTIRANLSVNLLRNTNVVELSYKSGSPEAAKAVLDTLVDAYLAFMQQHHQDTSIQVLELLQAERTKVEKRLGEQQEKLVELRDETRVVAFDDQSLASHPAVQRVNSLNASLTDAQKTRIELQAIAGVVEQSIREGRDPRPHMHAVDPEAARSLTAAVLGVAPEQMRSVHALEQKLLNDRAELQTLAAHYGPTHPEIQQLNAEIANGQNYLENFQERVNGQVSQTSGQQFARLLGDLVVQKLDEAKQHEALLAAEYEALEKEVVAMNGNLSEMLLTQREVERLNRSYDTLLEKIHGVDLGSDQAAVRVAVIGDPKAGMGAVAPRLKVTAALALMLAMGISVGLVFFLDLRDDRFASLDDIERQTQTEILAVVEKLEPHGETGPQAIQMHVDPSARVSEAFRTLRAGLMLNPDQPRLIAVSSSEPSDGKTTVSSNLATSLAQAGKRTLLIDADLRKPGMTNLFDLRQCRGFSQLLVEANVAATVKSYIQPSGIEDLDLLPSGARPLDPAELLSGPRFSEVLEWATTQYDQIVLDCPPVLVANDVALASRLADGLVLVVRPEKNSRRHVLRAIERLARFNTNVYGLVINGLDSASSDRAYGYGYGYGYGYGYGDDNQDEKIHLIAEPTADQPPAAPQAPRRAAPRRRVA; encoded by the coding sequence TTGCGGGAGCAGCCCGCCGCGGCACAAATCGACATTCGTGATAAGTCGGATGAAGCAGCGGTGAAGACCATTCGTGCGAATCTGAGTGTCAACCTTCTACGCAATACGAATGTTGTCGAGCTTTCCTACAAGTCAGGAAGCCCTGAAGCCGCCAAGGCCGTTTTAGATACTCTGGTTGATGCCTACCTGGCGTTCATGCAGCAACACCACCAAGACACGTCAATACAAGTTCTCGAATTGCTTCAAGCTGAACGCACCAAGGTTGAAAAACGTTTAGGCGAGCAACAGGAAAAGTTGGTAGAACTCCGGGATGAAACCCGAGTGGTCGCCTTTGATGATCAATCGCTCGCCTCCCATCCGGCTGTGCAGCGTGTTAACAGTTTGAATGCTAGTCTGACCGACGCGCAGAAAACACGGATCGAGCTGCAGGCGATTGCGGGAGTGGTCGAACAATCGATTCGAGAGGGACGCGATCCACGCCCGCATATGCATGCGGTCGATCCTGAAGCGGCTCGTTCACTAACCGCGGCCGTTTTGGGCGTCGCTCCTGAACAGATGCGTTCCGTTCACGCTTTGGAGCAAAAACTGCTCAACGATCGTGCTGAATTACAAACCCTTGCAGCGCACTACGGGCCAACGCATCCGGAAATTCAGCAGTTGAACGCCGAAATCGCAAATGGCCAGAATTATTTGGAGAACTTTCAGGAACGCGTCAATGGCCAAGTCAGCCAAACAAGCGGCCAGCAATTTGCCAGATTGTTAGGCGATTTGGTGGTGCAAAAACTTGACGAAGCCAAGCAGCATGAAGCTTTGTTGGCAGCCGAATACGAGGCCTTAGAGAAAGAAGTGGTTGCCATGAACGGTAACCTTAGCGAGATGCTGCTTACGCAACGGGAGGTCGAGCGGCTGAATCGATCTTACGATACCCTGCTCGAGAAAATCCATGGCGTGGATCTGGGGAGTGATCAAGCGGCCGTTCGCGTGGCTGTGATCGGTGACCCCAAAGCTGGGATGGGGGCCGTGGCGCCCCGACTGAAGGTGACTGCCGCGCTGGCATTGATGTTGGCGATGGGAATCAGTGTAGGCTTGGTGTTTTTCTTGGATCTGCGTGACGATCGATTCGCCAGCTTGGACGATATCGAGAGGCAGACTCAAACCGAAATTTTGGCCGTGGTCGAGAAATTAGAGCCTCACGGTGAGACCGGACCGCAGGCAATCCAAATGCACGTAGACCCGAGCGCTCGAGTCAGCGAAGCGTTCCGCACATTGCGAGCCGGTTTGATGCTCAATCCAGATCAACCGCGTTTGATCGCCGTTAGTAGCTCCGAGCCGAGTGATGGAAAAACAACCGTCAGCAGCAACTTGGCGACGTCGCTCGCGCAAGCTGGCAAACGCACCTTGTTGATTGATGCCGACTTGCGAAAGCCAGGCATGACGAACCTGTTCGATTTGCGACAATGCCGTGGATTTAGCCAGTTGTTGGTAGAGGCAAATGTGGCCGCCACGGTGAAATCCTATATTCAGCCCAGTGGTATAGAGGATTTGGATCTGCTCCCTTCCGGTGCTCGACCGCTTGATCCGGCGGAACTCCTTTCCGGACCTCGTTTTTCCGAAGTTCTGGAATGGGCTACCACTCAGTATGATCAGATCGTATTGGATTGTCCCCCTGTACTGGTGGCCAACGATGTGGCTCTCGCGAGCCGCTTGGCGGATGGCCTGGTGTTGGTGGTTCGACCTGAGAAAAATTCGCGGCGGCATGTATTACGGGCTATCGAGCGGTTGGCAAGGTTCAATACCAATGTCTACGGCTTGGTAATTAACGGACTGGATTCAGCAAGCTCCGATCGTGCTTACGGCTATGGCTATGGCTATGGTTATGGCTACGGTTATGGCGATGACAATCAGGATGAAAAAATCCATCTGATTGCAGAACCCACAGCCGATCAGCCTCCGGCAGCTCCGCAAGCTCCACGCCGTGCCGCGCCACGACGCCGCGTTGCCTAA